From one Chthonomonadales bacterium genomic stretch:
- a CDS encoding LacI family DNA-binding transcriptional regulator: MAVRAGVHCSTASHVLNGARGSTRVSDGTRRRLQQVAADLGYVPSRPAQTLRTRQSRVVGLLTGSLENPFFARMVSLCSEELERGGYDVVLAVRRSDEPTDLHLLRALNSRQLDGILLWSETSSEVRERVQRPDMATTVVMGYRIPCRASVSGDLEVGVREAMRHLVAGGCRRIAYFALDLAIRREGDPRHDVYCDEVTARGLAPHVITYDGLAFDVGAARECGERLASGRGPLPDALLCFNDVAAMGALMGLRRQGVRIPDDIALVGCDDLPLAAELDVPLTSIAYPLGEMCRTAVDLLLERVQAAEGLAALPPCHVLLPTELRIRASSVPKPPPTVGELAERRPAAPRRPHPRREP; the protein is encoded by the coding sequence ATCGCCGTAAGGGCCGGGGTTCACTGCTCCACCGCCTCCCACGTGCTCAACGGGGCGCGAGGCAGCACCCGTGTTTCCGACGGCACGCGCCGGCGGCTTCAGCAGGTCGCCGCGGACCTGGGTTACGTCCCCAGCCGCCCGGCGCAGACCCTGCGCACGCGCCAGAGCCGTGTGGTCGGCCTGCTCACCGGCAGCCTCGAGAACCCCTTCTTCGCACGCATGGTGTCGTTGTGCTCCGAGGAGCTGGAGCGCGGCGGCTACGACGTCGTGCTCGCGGTCCGCCGGTCCGACGAGCCCACCGACCTCCATCTGCTCCGGGCGCTGAACTCCCGACAACTCGACGGCATCCTGCTCTGGAGCGAGACGAGCAGCGAGGTGCGTGAGCGGGTGCAGCGGCCCGACATGGCGACCACCGTCGTGATGGGTTACCGAATCCCGTGCCGCGCATCGGTCTCCGGCGACCTGGAGGTCGGCGTCCGCGAAGCGATGCGGCACCTCGTCGCGGGCGGCTGCCGTCGCATCGCCTACTTCGCGCTGGATCTCGCGATTCGGCGCGAGGGCGATCCCCGCCACGACGTCTACTGCGACGAGGTGACCGCGCGCGGCCTTGCTCCCCACGTGATCACGTACGATGGCCTGGCGTTCGACGTCGGCGCCGCCCGGGAGTGCGGCGAGCGCCTGGCGAGTGGACGCGGACCCCTTCCGGACGCGCTCCTGTGCTTCAACGACGTTGCCGCGATGGGCGCGCTGATGGGGCTGCGTCGCCAGGGCGTTCGCATCCCGGACGACATTGCGCTCGTCGGCTGCGACGATCTGCCCCTGGCCGCCGAGTTGGACGTTCCGCTCACCAGCATTGCGTACCCGCTGGGCGAGATGTGCCGCACGGCCGTGGACCTGCTGCTCGAGCGTGTGCAGGCCGCCGAGGGGCTGGCCGCGCTGCCTCCCTGCCACGTCCTGCTGCCCACGGAGCTCCGCATTCGTGCTTCCAGCGTTCCGAAGCCACCGCCGACCGTCGGCGAGCTGGCCGAGCGCCGTCCGGCCGCGCCGCGCCGGCCACACCCGAGGAGGGAACCATGA
- a CDS encoding Rrf2 family transcriptional regulator, translated as MLNQSVGYAITALGYLANDMGRPVPVREISKATRVPAYYLAKIIHTLARRGLVTTQRGTGGGVLLAQDPKQLTLYDICVALDDPVVKRRCLLELADCSDERACPAHGFWSFHRQQFVEFLRRTTLQEMADLLAR; from the coding sequence ATGCTCAACCAATCGGTCGGGTACGCCATCACGGCCCTCGGGTATCTGGCAAACGACATGGGGCGGCCCGTGCCCGTCCGCGAGATCTCAAAGGCCACGCGCGTTCCGGCGTACTACCTCGCCAAGATCATCCACACGCTGGCCCGCCGAGGACTGGTGACGACTCAGCGCGGGACCGGCGGCGGTGTCCTCCTTGCGCAGGACCCCAAGCAGTTGACCCTGTACGACATCTGCGTCGCTCTCGACGACCCGGTAGTGAAGCGTCGCTGCCTGCTGGAACTGGCGGATTGCAGCGATGAGCGGGCCTGCCCCGCGCATGGGTTCTGGTCCTTCCACCGTCAGCAGTTCGTGGAGTTTCTCAGAAGGACGACCCTCCAGGAAATGGCCGACCTGCTGGCCAGATAA
- a CDS encoding DUF1559 domain-containing protein, whose protein sequence is MTCPRKRARRMSAFTLSELLVVIEIIAILAAILFPVFAQAREKARGISCLSNTRQIGLALAMFAQDHEEYLPKAFFNDEAQAGESWGNPWWFGWEQVIAPYIKSNMLLHCPSDGTSGIRCYDDANGNPPDPATLANPNCFPASYRSNISNMPNGPWTAMKLAALDQPAEAILVGESVPGVDNFNWNQLATWEDIHARVCRDVTDNAAFDRHGKVSGNRNDVALNGAGRCNYVFSDGHAKSIAWGATWRPIGADMNQGNATVFPTMWRQAFNGWDDQCTYVR, encoded by the coding sequence ATGACCTGCCCGCGCAAGCGAGCCAGACGAATGAGTGCCTTCACCCTGAGCGAGTTGTTGGTCGTAATTGAGATTATCGCGATTCTCGCCGCCATCCTGTTCCCGGTCTTCGCGCAGGCACGCGAGAAGGCGCGCGGCATCTCCTGCCTCTCCAACACGCGCCAGATCGGCCTGGCGCTCGCGATGTTTGCGCAGGACCACGAGGAGTATCTGCCCAAGGCGTTCTTCAACGACGAGGCCCAGGCGGGCGAGTCGTGGGGGAACCCGTGGTGGTTCGGCTGGGAGCAGGTCATCGCTCCGTACATCAAGAGCAACATGCTCCTTCACTGCCCATCGGACGGTACGAGCGGCATTCGCTGCTACGATGACGCCAACGGGAACCCGCCCGACCCCGCCACGCTCGCCAACCCGAACTGCTTTCCGGCCTCCTATCGCTCCAACATCTCGAACATGCCCAATGGTCCCTGGACGGCCATGAAGCTCGCGGCGCTCGATCAGCCTGCCGAGGCCATCCTGGTTGGCGAGAGCGTTCCCGGTGTCGACAACTTCAACTGGAACCAGCTCGCCACATGGGAGGACATCCACGCGCGCGTCTGCCGCGACGTGACCGACAACGCCGCGTTCGACCGCCACGGCAAGGTGTCCGGAAACCGCAACGACGTTGCGCTCAACGGCGCCGGGCGCTGCAACTACGTGTTCAGCGACGGCCACGCCAAGAGCATCGCCTGGGGCGCCACCTGGCGGCCAATCGGCGCCGACATGAACCAGGGCAACGCCACGGTGTTCCCGACCATGTGGCGACAGGCGTTCAACGGATGGGACGATCAGTGCACCTACGTGCGCTGA
- a CDS encoding zinc-binding dehydrogenase, with amino-acid sequence MTGVVLPGNSTVAFREFPVPSPGHGQVLVKMRASSICGSDIRAIYREHLGEGAEAYQGVIAGHEPCGQVVELGPGCKRIREGDRVVIYHIGGCGLCEECRRGYMIGCNSPRRAAYGWQRDGGHADYLLADEHTCVLLPERITYVDGALVACGFGTAYEALRRIELSGRDRLLVTGLGPVGLAAAMLGRALGASAVVGTDVSAKRLGLARELDLVDHAVRAAPDALEQVIDLSEGGFEASIDCSGVAAARLLALQALRAWGRCVYVGEGGTVTFDVSPLLIHKQIRLYGSWVTSLPRMEELLGLLDRRGLHPERTVTHRLPLARAEEAYRLAAEGESGKVCLVMED; translated from the coding sequence ATGACGGGCGTGGTCCTGCCCGGCAACAGCACGGTAGCCTTCCGCGAGTTCCCCGTGCCCTCGCCCGGCCATGGCCAGGTGCTCGTGAAGATGAGGGCCTCGTCGATCTGCGGCAGCGACATCCGGGCGATCTACCGCGAGCATCTGGGCGAGGGCGCAGAGGCCTACCAGGGCGTCATCGCCGGGCACGAGCCGTGCGGCCAGGTCGTCGAGCTCGGGCCGGGCTGCAAGCGCATTCGTGAAGGCGATCGCGTGGTCATCTACCACATCGGCGGGTGCGGATTGTGCGAGGAGTGTCGGCGCGGATACATGATCGGCTGTAACAGCCCGCGCCGCGCGGCCTACGGATGGCAGCGCGATGGCGGGCACGCGGACTACCTGCTGGCAGACGAGCACACGTGCGTGCTGCTGCCCGAGCGCATCACCTACGTGGACGGAGCGCTCGTCGCCTGCGGCTTCGGCACCGCCTACGAGGCCCTGCGGCGCATCGAGCTCAGCGGCAGGGATCGCCTTCTGGTCACGGGCCTCGGGCCGGTCGGCCTGGCCGCCGCCATGCTCGGGCGCGCGCTGGGCGCGTCGGCGGTCGTGGGAACGGACGTGTCGGCGAAGCGGCTCGGGCTGGCGCGCGAACTGGACCTCGTCGACCACGCCGTCCGGGCCGCCCCCGACGCGCTGGAACAGGTTATTGATCTCTCGGAGGGCGGCTTCGAGGCGAGCATCGACTGCTCGGGCGTCGCCGCCGCGCGGCTGCTCGCCCTGCAGGCGCTGCGCGCATGGGGTCGGTGCGTCTACGTGGGCGAGGGCGGCACGGTCACCTTCGACGTGTCGCCGCTGCTGATCCACAAGCAGATCCGGCTGTACGGGTCCTGGGTCACGTCGCTTCCGCGCATGGAGGAGCTCCTTGGCTTGCTCGACCGCCGGGGGCTGCACCCGGAGCGGACGGTGACCCACCGTCTGCCGCTCGCGCGTGCCGAGGAGGCCTACCGCCTGGCCGCCGAGGGCGAGTCGGGCAAAGTGTGCCTGGTGATGGAGGACTGA
- a CDS encoding sugar phosphate isomerase/epimerase produces the protein MKVGVIHYNFPQFTFEQFLDYCPRAGIEFVELQIADVWGKDVNEPEREAEKVRRQLDARGLRVAALSAGNDFVLLDEAQIERQVERMKRVAQLAKLLGTSIIRTEGGQPKDSVPEERWVEAMAGCFRRLIGFADREDVYFAVDNHGYCTNDGDRQLALIQAVDSRRLGVNLDTMNYRWFGHDIATIDRYYEILAPHTLHTHLKDGRGSRQDYQGAALGDGEIHLAHAVRCLKAAGYDGVWTAEYEGPPPTDAGYRRCADWIRANV, from the coding sequence ATGAAAGTCGGCGTCATACACTACAACTTCCCACAGTTCACCTTCGAGCAGTTCCTCGACTATTGCCCGCGGGCCGGCATCGAGTTCGTGGAACTGCAGATCGCCGATGTGTGGGGCAAGGATGTGAACGAGCCCGAGCGCGAAGCCGAGAAGGTCAGGCGCCAGCTCGATGCGCGCGGTCTTCGCGTCGCCGCCCTGTCGGCAGGCAACGACTTCGTGTTGCTGGACGAGGCTCAGATCGAGCGGCAGGTGGAGCGGATGAAGCGGGTTGCCCAACTCGCCAAGCTTCTGGGCACCAGCATCATCCGCACCGAGGGTGGCCAGCCAAAGGACTCGGTGCCCGAGGAGCGCTGGGTGGAGGCGATGGCGGGCTGCTTCCGGCGGCTGATCGGGTTCGCGGACCGGGAGGACGTCTACTTCGCGGTGGACAACCACGGCTACTGCACGAACGATGGCGACCGACAGCTCGCGCTGATCCAGGCGGTGGACTCCCGGCGCCTCGGCGTGAACCTCGACACGATGAACTACCGATGGTTCGGCCACGACATCGCGACGATCGACCGATACTACGAGATCCTCGCGCCGCACACACTCCACACGCACCTGAAGGACGGACGCGGCTCGCGCCAGGACTACCAGGGCGCCGCACTCGGCGACGGCGAGATCCACCTCGCGCACGCTGTGCGGTGCCTGAAAGCCGCCGGCTACGACGGCGTGTGGACGGCCGAGTACGAGGGTCCGCCGCCGACCGATGCCGGCTACCGCCGGTGCGCGGACTGGATCCGCGCCAACGTGTAG
- a CDS encoding DUF1559 domain-containing protein, which produces MLRRRAFTLIELLVVIAIIAILAAILFPVFAQARSAARKATSLSNVKQIALGILMYVQDYDETFPQSEYGGGAAEPTYPHVEWYAMIYPYVKNGDRTQVNGVDQSWGKDGIFHAPGYPQAASNIVGDPGGGHSYGVDEAIFPTNYECTPASTPNGTVPVAMLDNSASKVILMEKGANYSSWGYPWYHPWQQMWVGPILRTPNDPSTRFRDGVDVYTPGTPVYSPVFDSDCSSSYDGAWECAAHARYRYSNTCPMAFADGHAKAVTRSGIKWFENVWFDRRGLNNDFSWYYGWIKGDWGPWMQ; this is translated from the coding sequence ATGCTACGGCGTCGCGCGTTCACACTGATCGAGCTGCTTGTTGTCATCGCCATTATCGCCATACTTGCGGCGATACTCTTCCCCGTCTTCGCCCAGGCGCGCTCCGCCGCGCGCAAGGCGACGTCCCTCTCCAACGTGAAGCAGATCGCGCTCGGCATCCTCATGTACGTGCAGGACTACGACGAGACCTTCCCGCAGTCCGAGTACGGTGGCGGCGCCGCCGAACCCACGTACCCCCACGTCGAGTGGTACGCCATGATCTACCCGTACGTGAAGAACGGCGACCGCACCCAGGTCAACGGCGTCGACCAGAGTTGGGGCAAGGACGGTATCTTCCACGCGCCGGGCTATCCCCAGGCCGCCTCCAACATCGTTGGCGATCCCGGCGGCGGACACAGCTACGGAGTCGACGAGGCGATCTTCCCCACGAACTACGAGTGCACCCCGGCCAGCACCCCCAACGGCACCGTGCCGGTCGCCATGCTCGACAACTCCGCCTCCAAGGTGATCCTCATGGAGAAGGGGGCCAACTACAGCTCGTGGGGCTACCCGTGGTACCACCCGTGGCAGCAGATGTGGGTGGGGCCGATCCTTCGCACGCCCAACGACCCCTCGACGCGCTTCCGCGATGGCGTCGACGTCTACACGCCGGGCACACCCGTGTACTCGCCGGTGTTCGACTCCGACTGCTCGTCGTCGTACGATGGGGCCTGGGAGTGCGCGGCGCACGCGCGCTATCGGTACTCGAACACGTGCCCGATGGCCTTCGCCGACGGCCACGCGAAGGCCGTGACGAGGAGCGGGATCAAGTGGTTCGAGAACGTCTGGTTCGATCGTCGAGGCCTCAACAACGACTTCAGCTGGTACTACGGCTGGATCAAGGGCGATTGGGGGCCCTGGATGCAGTAG
- a CDS encoding acyltransferase family protein, whose amino-acid sequence MAVYIEPPRSATPRDATFDILKGIGISEVIVHHLLSHSARKFAVEGSLDWWIMTLGNRVLHFAVPTFLLASALLLARSLASKPRPDWRRFYRRRAERTLWPYLVWSLVYIAFRVARLRIGIDVLPTTVSLPFGMSATLPALLADARGWCSSLLWGKAYFHLYFMAILLQFSVAFPLFYYGVRRLRLRFGSIVLLAALLQGGAFALHSRVLFPLLGFVTPASTVLWYLPAVLLGVWLGPKWSAWGDLWRAWRWPLALGTAAGFAVYMTMAVRQLLGLPMSSLGFTAGNTTYATGMALLLLAASRRLARCGAGGRWLARVGDWSLPLFLVHPLVLHFLSGPSITRAIGALPLSPIVAGILLFGATWWATVATTRLRVDRLLFGRPLAPQVASVRAAGARGAARAPDVP is encoded by the coding sequence ATGGCCGTCTACATTGAGCCGCCACGGAGCGCCACGCCGCGCGACGCAACGTTCGATATCCTCAAGGGCATCGGCATCTCCGAGGTCATCGTCCACCATCTCCTGTCGCACTCGGCGCGCAAGTTCGCGGTCGAGGGCAGCCTGGACTGGTGGATCATGACGCTCGGCAACCGCGTGCTCCACTTCGCGGTTCCAACCTTCCTGCTGGCCTCCGCCCTGCTCCTGGCGCGCAGCCTGGCGTCGAAGCCGCGCCCGGACTGGCGCCGCTTCTACCGTCGGCGGGCCGAGCGCACGCTCTGGCCCTACCTCGTCTGGTCGCTCGTCTACATCGCCTTCCGGGTGGCCCGCCTGCGGATCGGCATCGATGTTCTTCCGACGACGGTCTCGCTCCCCTTCGGGATGAGCGCTACGTTGCCCGCGCTCCTGGCCGACGCGCGCGGGTGGTGCTCGAGCCTGCTGTGGGGGAAGGCGTACTTCCACCTGTACTTCATGGCGATCCTTCTACAGTTCTCAGTGGCGTTTCCGCTCTTCTACTACGGAGTCCGACGGCTGCGGCTTCGCTTCGGCAGCATCGTCCTCCTCGCTGCGCTCCTCCAGGGGGGCGCGTTCGCGCTCCACTCCCGGGTTCTGTTTCCGCTCCTGGGCTTCGTGACGCCCGCCTCGACGGTGCTGTGGTACCTGCCGGCGGTCCTCCTCGGCGTATGGCTCGGGCCGAAGTGGTCCGCCTGGGGTGACCTCTGGCGGGCGTGGCGGTGGCCGCTCGCGCTCGGCACCGCGGCAGGGTTTGCCGTCTACATGACGATGGCCGTTCGTCAACTGCTCGGGCTGCCAATGTCCAGCCTGGGCTTCACCGCCGGCAACACGACCTACGCGACGGGGATGGCGCTTCTGCTGCTTGCCGCTTCACGCCGGTTGGCTCGCTGCGGCGCCGGCGGGCGGTGGCTGGCGCGCGTCGGCGACTGGTCGCTGCCGCTGTTCCTCGTGCATCCTCTGGTGCTGCACTTTCTTTCCGGCCCATCGATCACCCGGGCAATCGGCGCGCTCCCGCTGTCGCCGATCGTTGCAGGGATTCTGTTGTTTGGCGCGACGTGGTGGGCCACCGTGGCGACGACGCGCCTGCGCGTTGACCGCCTGCTGTTCGGCAGGCCGCTCGCCCCGCAGGTGGCCTCGGTCCGGGCGGCGGGTGCTCGTGGTGCGGCGCGCGCGCCCGACGTGCCCTGA
- a CDS encoding c-type cytochrome encodes MRCATRLGVVVLRGAALGAAFLVITSPSFAQGEAANPAATLFEKQCYSCHNIGGGDKKGPDLKGLGQRRTREWLHRYIPAPKALKDAGDPTAVQLFKKYAPEEMPDQMLSPEQIDQVLALIDQLTAQGKTFIPQGGRLARPPQPQDIPAGYRLFTGETRMKNGGPPCISCHSVQGVGALGGGSLGPDLTLANKRYTDVELASILKAPAFPTMSKVMLNHDLTDTEIVQLFAYLQAAKNRTPDPARTAALTIALCILGVLAALGLMGYLWRARLRGVRIPLVEASKQKVLSRKRTADSHD; translated from the coding sequence GTGAGATGCGCGACGCGCCTGGGTGTTGTCGTCCTTCGCGGCGCCGCCCTCGGCGCGGCCTTCCTCGTGATCACGAGCCCATCATTCGCCCAGGGCGAGGCGGCCAATCCGGCGGCGACCCTTTTCGAGAAGCAGTGCTACAGCTGCCACAACATCGGCGGCGGCGACAAGAAGGGGCCCGATCTGAAGGGGCTGGGTCAGCGGCGGACGCGGGAGTGGCTCCACCGCTACATCCCCGCGCCCAAGGCACTCAAGGACGCGGGAGACCCCACTGCCGTCCAGTTGTTCAAGAAGTACGCGCCGGAAGAGATGCCCGACCAGATGCTCTCGCCGGAGCAGATCGACCAGGTCCTGGCGCTCATCGACCAACTCACGGCGCAGGGCAAGACCTTCATTCCCCAGGGCGGCCGGTTGGCGCGCCCCCCGCAACCCCAGGACATTCCGGCGGGCTACCGGCTCTTCACGGGTGAGACCCGCATGAAGAACGGTGGCCCCCCGTGCATCTCGTGCCACTCGGTGCAGGGTGTCGGGGCGCTCGGCGGGGGCAGTCTGGGTCCCGATCTGACGCTGGCCAACAAGAGGTACACGGACGTGGAGTTGGCCAGCATCCTCAAAGCCCCGGCCTTTCCCACCATGTCCAAGGTCATGCTGAACCACGACCTCACCGACACCGAGATCGTTCAGCTATTCGCCTATCTGCAGGCGGCCAAGAACCGCACCCCTGACCCGGCCCGCACGGCGGCCCTCACGATCGCGCTGTGCATCCTGGGCGTACTGGCCGCGCTGGGCTTGATGGGCTATCTCTGGAGGGCGCGGCTTCGCGGTGTCCGCATACCGCTGGTCGAGGCCTCGAAGCAGAAGGTCCTCTCACGGAAGCGGACCGCCGACTCTCACGACTGA
- a CDS encoding glycerophosphodiester phosphodiesterase → MSARTDVAPPWLRERPIAHRGLHDGARVPENSLAAFERAAAAGHPIELDVHRLRDGNVVVFHDGGLARLTGDSRAVAELSAADLAPLRLSGTDERIPLLAEVLEAVAGRVPLLVEIKSMGPIIGPLEEATLGLLRGYRGELAVQSFDPRSMAFFRARAPEIVRGQLSFAHAGMRGQPLRRLVLANLLCNLVSRPHFVAYHVDALPTVATRLVRARGLPLLAWTVRTPAQRAHAARWADNVIFEE, encoded by the coding sequence ATGTCCGCCCGAACCGATGTGGCGCCGCCCTGGCTGCGCGAGCGCCCAATCGCGCACCGCGGCTTGCACGATGGCGCGCGCGTCCCGGAGAACTCCCTGGCCGCGTTCGAGCGAGCCGCCGCGGCCGGCCACCCCATCGAGTTGGATGTGCACCGGCTCCGTGATGGGAACGTGGTCGTCTTCCACGACGGCGGCCTCGCGAGGCTGACCGGCGACTCGCGCGCCGTCGCCGAGTTGTCGGCCGCCGACCTGGCGCCGTTGCGCCTGAGCGGCACCGACGAACGGATCCCGCTGCTCGCCGAGGTGCTGGAGGCGGTGGCGGGCCGCGTGCCGCTGCTCGTGGAGATCAAGAGCATGGGGCCAATCATCGGCCCGCTGGAGGAGGCAACGCTGGGTCTCCTGCGGGGCTACCGCGGCGAGTTGGCCGTGCAGTCGTTCGACCCTCGCTCCATGGCGTTCTTCCGCGCGCGAGCGCCTGAGATCGTCCGCGGGCAGCTCTCCTTCGCGCATGCCGGGATGCGCGGCCAGCCGCTCCGCCGTCTGGTGCTCGCCAACCTCCTCTGCAACCTGGTTTCGCGGCCCCACTTCGTGGCCTACCACGTGGACGCGCTACCGACCGTGGCGACGCGGTTGGTGCGAGCGCGCGGCCTGCCGCTTCTGGCCTGGACGGTTCGCACCCCCGCCCAGCGCGCGCACGCCGCGCGATGGGCCGACAACGTGATCTTCGAGGAGTAG
- a CDS encoding LacI family DNA-binding transcriptional regulator encodes MPRPPSPTIKDVAARARVSVATVTNVLHGRCGRFSGETEEAVRRAIVQLGYRPNEVARTLVRRRSDTLAVVLDHLGESLMQNPYFSMLFDGFLFAAIERGYQVKTVALPGRDMDSIRRHTEDGSVDGAMLAAPKVASPLLDWVECCSLPCVVAGMIPASARVSCADVDDEGAVHEAVRWLVSLGHRRIGLIGGPPDYWSARQREVGYRRALRDSGIDPPASWLGRGDFSTESGRRAVLPLMAVRPALTAVLCCNDWMALGALEALRRQGIRVPDDLSIVGFDDAEAAHVAHPPLTTIRQPVREIGARAADILIRQVEQGCGAPERVVFPGVLVRRESAARPGAR; translated from the coding sequence ATGCCCAGGCCTCCATCGCCAACGATCAAGGATGTCGCGGCGCGCGCGCGGGTCTCCGTCGCCACGGTGACCAACGTGCTTCACGGCCGGTGCGGGCGCTTCTCGGGCGAGACCGAGGAGGCGGTCCGGCGCGCCATCGTGCAGCTCGGGTACCGCCCGAACGAGGTTGCGCGGACACTCGTGAGGCGCCGCAGCGACACGCTCGCGGTCGTGCTCGACCACCTCGGCGAGTCGCTCATGCAGAACCCCTACTTCTCGATGCTGTTCGACGGCTTCCTCTTCGCGGCGATCGAACGTGGCTATCAGGTGAAGACCGTGGCGCTGCCCGGCCGCGACATGGACTCGATTCGCCGGCACACGGAGGACGGATCGGTCGACGGGGCCATGCTCGCCGCGCCGAAGGTCGCCAGCCCGCTGCTCGATTGGGTCGAATGCTGCTCCCTGCCCTGCGTCGTCGCCGGGATGATCCCCGCCTCGGCCCGCGTCTCCTGCGCGGACGTGGACGATGAAGGGGCCGTGCACGAGGCCGTGCGCTGGCTCGTGTCGCTCGGGCATCGGCGCATCGGCCTGATCGGCGGGCCGCCGGATTACTGGAGCGCCCGCCAGCGCGAGGTCGGTTACCGCCGTGCGCTGCGTGATAGCGGAATCGACCCGCCCGCGAGCTGGCTCGGCCGCGGCGACTTCAGCACCGAGTCCGGCCGGCGCGCCGTGTTGCCCCTCATGGCGGTACGCCCGGCCCTCACCGCAGTGCTCTGCTGCAACGACTGGATGGCCCTGGGCGCTCTGGAGGCGCTGCGTCGGCAGGGGATCCGCGTGCCGGACGACCTCTCCATCGTGGGCTTCGACGATGCCGAGGCCGCGCACGTGGCGCACCCGCCCCTCACCACGATCCGCCAACCGGTTCGCGAGATCGGGGCCAGGGCGGCCGACATTCTGATCCGACAGGTCGAGCAGGGCTGCGGCGCGCCGGAGCGCGTTGTGTTTCCCGGCGTCCTGGTGCGGCGCGAGAGCGCGGCTCGGCCAGGGGCGCGATAG